A single Fundidesulfovibrio soli DNA region contains:
- a CDS encoding MauE/DoxX family redox-associated membrane protein has product MRAVFTLSRLVFGALFVYAGAEKVMDAQTFAAVIFNYQVLPAKMVYGAAMLLPALEVVCGLALCAGTLVRGAAVVLNVLMAVFMALMGWVMARGLDVTCGCFGGAGQAVSKETLVRDAVILFVGLVALWGAFRGGEDSGRC; this is encoded by the coding sequence ATGCGCGCCGTGTTCACGCTCAGCCGGTTGGTGTTCGGGGCGCTGTTCGTCTACGCCGGGGCCGAGAAGGTCATGGACGCCCAGACCTTCGCCGCCGTGATCTTCAACTATCAGGTGCTCCCGGCCAAGATGGTCTACGGCGCGGCCATGCTGCTGCCCGCCCTGGAGGTGGTCTGCGGCCTGGCCCTGTGCGCCGGGACGCTGGTGCGCGGCGCGGCCGTGGTGCTCAATGTGCTCATGGCCGTGTTCATGGCGCTCATGGGCTGGGTCATGGCCCGGGGGCTGGACGTGACCTGCGGCTGTTTCGGCGGGGCTGGGCAGGCTGTGAGCAAGGAGACCCTGGTGCGCGACGCGGTCATCCTGTTCGTGGGGCTCGTGGCTTTGTGGGGTGCGTTCCGTGGCGGCGAGGATTCCGGCCGCTGCTAG
- the bioA gene encoding adenosylmethionine--8-amino-7-oxononanoate transaminase has product MKGYFVTGTDTDAGKTVLSALLCMALEADYFKPFQTGQSGQPGVDSDTATVARLANLGPDRLHPPAVNLPDPLSPAQAAARAGITLDIAAVALPETPRPLVVEGAGGALVPIAPGQDMAALMARLGLPVIVAARSGLGTVNHTLLTLEALRLRGLEVAGVALSGPPNPENRRDIERLGNVPVIVEIPRLDPLDHDSLKALLPALALPGAASDVTSDVIRWDREHVWHPFTQAKTAPVPIHLSRASGADLVAADGRRFVDLVSSWWVCAHGHAHPEVARAVARQAATLEQALFAEFTHEPAARLAHRLAELLPGDLERVFYSDNGSTAVEVALKMAHQYWRNQGRLERTRIAAFEGAYHGDTVGAMSVGRTSGFFTHFEPLTFGVDFLPYPSTWIADPEGDRKLAQALAVLENYFSVHHGTVAAVILEPLVQGASGMRMAPPAFVKAVAEMARKAGALVILDEVMTGFGRTGTMFACEQAQAQPDIVCLAKGLTAGFLPMAATVASNAVYEGFLGETFHRALAHGHSFTANPLGCAAALAGLELFGREDTLGRIARQQAVHRERLEDLLEHPKLVRHRALGCIGAVDVTGRGEGYDVDTGRRLKAFYMERGFFVRPMGDVFYFLPPSSVTPQQLHDAYDLLPQALEQCL; this is encoded by the coding sequence ATGAAAGGATATTTCGTCACCGGAACGGACACCGACGCGGGCAAGACCGTGCTCTCGGCGCTTCTGTGCATGGCCCTGGAGGCCGACTACTTCAAGCCGTTCCAGACCGGCCAGTCGGGCCAGCCTGGGGTCGACTCCGACACCGCAACCGTGGCCCGGCTGGCAAACCTGGGCCCGGATCGGCTGCACCCGCCCGCCGTTAACCTGCCGGACCCGCTCTCCCCGGCGCAGGCAGCGGCGCGGGCGGGCATCACGCTGGACATCGCCGCCGTCGCGCTGCCGGAAACGCCGCGCCCGCTGGTGGTCGAGGGCGCGGGCGGCGCGCTGGTGCCCATCGCCCCCGGGCAGGACATGGCCGCGCTCATGGCCCGCCTGGGCCTGCCCGTGATCGTGGCGGCGCGCTCCGGCCTGGGCACGGTGAACCACACCCTGCTCACCCTGGAGGCCCTGCGCCTGCGCGGCCTCGAGGTCGCCGGCGTGGCCCTCTCCGGCCCGCCCAACCCGGAGAACCGCCGCGACATCGAGCGCCTGGGCAACGTGCCCGTCATCGTCGAAATTCCCCGCCTGGACCCGCTGGACCACGACTCACTCAAGGCCCTGCTGCCCGCGCTCGCGCTGCCCGGCGCCGCAAGCGACGTCACCAGCGACGTGATCCGGTGGGACCGCGAGCACGTCTGGCATCCCTTCACCCAGGCCAAGACGGCCCCCGTGCCCATCCACCTGAGCCGCGCCAGCGGGGCGGACCTGGTGGCGGCGGACGGCAGGCGCTTCGTGGACCTGGTTTCTTCCTGGTGGGTCTGCGCCCACGGGCACGCCCACCCGGAGGTGGCCCGCGCCGTGGCCCGGCAGGCCGCCACCCTGGAGCAGGCACTGTTCGCGGAGTTCACCCACGAACCCGCCGCCCGGCTGGCCCACAGACTGGCCGAGCTGCTGCCCGGCGACCTTGAGCGCGTGTTCTACTCCGACAACGGCTCCACCGCGGTGGAAGTGGCCCTGAAGATGGCCCACCAGTACTGGCGCAACCAGGGCCGCCTGGAGCGCACCCGCATCGCCGCCTTCGAGGGAGCCTACCACGGCGACACCGTGGGGGCCATGTCCGTGGGGCGCACCAGCGGCTTCTTTACACATTTCGAGCCCCTGACCTTCGGGGTGGACTTCCTGCCCTACCCCTCAACCTGGATTGCCGACCCCGAGGGGGACCGGAAGCTGGCCCAGGCCCTGGCCGTGCTGGAGAACTACTTCAGCGTGCACCACGGCACCGTGGCCGCCGTCATCCTTGAGCCGCTGGTGCAGGGGGCCTCGGGCATGCGCATGGCCCCGCCCGCCTTCGTGAAGGCCGTGGCGGAGATGGCACGCAAGGCCGGTGCCTTGGTGATCCTCGACGAGGTGATGACGGGCTTCGGGCGCACCGGGACCATGTTTGCCTGCGAACAGGCCCAGGCCCAGCCGGACATCGTCTGCCTGGCCAAGGGGCTTACGGCGGGCTTCCTGCCCATGGCCGCCACCGTGGCCAGCAATGCCGTGTATGAAGGCTTCCTGGGCGAGACCTTCCACCGCGCCCTGGCCCACGGGCACTCCTTCACGGCCAACCCCCTGGGCTGCGCCGCCGCCCTGGCCGGGCTCGAACTCTTCGGGCGGGAGGACACACTGGGGCGCATCGCCCGGCAGCAGGCCGTGCACCGCGAGCGCCTGGAGGACCTGTTGGAGCACCCGAAGCTCGTGCGGCACCGCGCGTTGGGCTGCATCGGCGCGGTGGACGTCACCGGGCGCGGCGAAGGCTACGACGTGGACACCGGGCGCAGGCTCAAGGCCTTCTACATGGAGCGCGGCTTCTTCGTGCGGCCCATGGGCGACGTGTTCTACTTCCTGCCGCCGTCCAGCGTCACGCCGCAGCAACTCCATGACGCCTACGACCTGCTGCCCCAGGCTCTGGAGCAGTGCCTCTAG
- a CDS encoding methyltransferase has product MREPQLLSRRRRIIRAFSGARTYDAHATAQAAIAARLAGLVLESAVPPNALALDMGCGTGALAERLLSGGSFGGYLCADISPEMLARARSRLNSRGLAARQQTWFAAMDAARPGLAPCFNLAVSSMALHWAADLGEALRALWDALLPGGRLAVAIPGEGTFQAWKDAHQRLGLPCGLQDFPSASRLEAQLADLLPENATLLQERFPLRAARAVDLPRHLKAVGAFVPRPDHSPLPPGDFRAVLRELDRAMRQGAAIEYRVLFALTDKPA; this is encoded by the coding sequence TTGAGAGAGCCGCAGCTCCTTTCGCGCAGACGCCGCATCATCCGCGCCTTCTCCGGGGCGCGCACCTACGACGCCCACGCCACGGCCCAGGCCGCCATCGCCGCCCGCCTGGCCGGGCTTGTGCTGGAGTCCGCCGTGCCGCCGAACGCCCTGGCGCTGGACATGGGCTGCGGCACCGGCGCGCTGGCGGAACGGCTGCTTTCAGGCGGCTCGTTCGGCGGCTACCTCTGCGCGGACATCTCCCCCGAGATGCTGGCCCGGGCGCGCTCGCGCCTGAACTCCCGGGGGCTGGCTGCCCGGCAGCAGACATGGTTCGCGGCCATGGACGCCGCCCGCCCAGGCTTGGCCCCGTGCTTCAATCTGGCTGTCTCCAGCATGGCCCTGCACTGGGCCGCCGACCTGGGCGAGGCGCTGCGCGCCCTGTGGGACGCCCTGCTCCCCGGGGGCAGGCTGGCCGTGGCAATCCCCGGCGAGGGGACCTTCCAGGCCTGGAAGGACGCACACCAGCGCCTGGGCCTGCCCTGCGGACTCCAGGATTTTCCATCCGCCAGCCGATTGGAAGCCCAACTGGCTGACCTGCTCCCGGAAAATGCCACGCTCCTCCAGGAACGTTTCCCCCTGCGCGCCGCCCGCGCCGTGGACCTGCCGCGCCACCTCAAGGCCGTGGGCGCGTTCGTGCCCAGGCCCGACCACTCGCCCCTGCCCCCGGGGGACTTCCGCGCCGTGCTGCGCGAACTGGACCGGGCCATGCGCCAGGGGGCCGCGATCGAATACCGCGTGCTCTTCGCCCTGACGGACAAGCCCGCCTGA
- a CDS encoding alpha/beta fold hydrolase, whose product MNSPRLLLTHGWGFGPAFWSPLLEALGGVDAHRLDMGFFGPPRLELPPGPSGPWLAVGHSLGALWLLREALPQLEGRLTGFVSLGGFPLFDVPPGPTRAMRRGLGRDAALVLGNFYTACGLPEALHPDVSSADPERLAEGLDALLRWDERERLAGLDVPLLALAAEDDAIAPPELSRASFPADRLVMLPDGGHAFPFSRPGICARHLRAFMETL is encoded by the coding sequence ATGAACTCGCCCAGGCTGCTCTTGACACACGGCTGGGGCTTCGGCCCGGCGTTCTGGTCACCCCTGCTGGAAGCGCTGGGCGGGGTGGATGCCCACCGGCTGGACATGGGCTTCTTCGGCCCCCCGCGCCTGGAGCTGCCGCCCGGACCATCCGGACCATGGCTCGCCGTGGGGCACTCCCTGGGCGCGCTCTGGCTGCTGCGCGAGGCCCTGCCGCAGCTTGAGGGCCGCCTTACGGGCTTCGTGAGCCTGGGCGGTTTCCCGCTTTTCGACGTACCCCCGGGACCCACCCGCGCCATGCGCCGGGGTCTGGGCAGGGACGCGGCCCTGGTGCTCGGGAATTTCTACACCGCCTGCGGGCTCCCAGAGGCCCTCCACCCCGATGTCTCCAGTGCGGACCCGGAGCGCCTGGCCGAAGGCCTGGACGCCCTGCTGCGCTGGGACGAGCGCGAACGGCTGGCGGGCCTGGACGTTCCCCTGCTGGCCCTGGCCGCCGAGGATGACGCCATCGCGCCGCCCGAATTGAGCAGGGCCAGCTTCCCCGCAGACCGGCTGGTCATGCTCCCGGACGGCGGCCACGCCTTCCCCTTCAGCCGCCCCGGCATCTGCGCCCGGCACCTCCGGGCCTTCATGGAGACGCTTTGA
- the bioF gene encoding 8-amino-7-oxononanoate synthase, whose protein sequence is MIERRFAEALSRLESVHRLRRTRTFDPNRPGLLNASSNDYLGLARHPVCAARACEYARVWGSGSASSRLICGTLPPHEALESRLSAMKGSEAALVMGSGFQTNSSVIATLLDAQALGQAPLVFSDKLNHASMHEGCRLAGARQIRYRHLDLDHLESLLAKHAAEPGPRFILSETVFSMDGDRADVPALAALAERHGAFLYLDEAHAVGVLGPAGRGLAAGVPLEQGLVMGTFSKALGSYGAYVCCTRTVREYLVNRAPGFIFSTALPPPVLGAVDAALDLIPAMDAQRANLSACAERLRQGLRDAGLDTGGSSTQIVPVLAGEEARALAAMSALEAEGILAVAVRPPTVPPGGSRLRLSLTAAHTEADVDRLVEAVARALGDVR, encoded by the coding sequence GTGATTGAGCGCCGCTTCGCGGAGGCGCTCTCGCGGCTGGAGTCGGTCCACCGCCTGCGCCGTACCCGCACCTTCGACCCCAACCGGCCGGGGTTGCTCAACGCCTCATCCAACGACTACCTGGGGCTGGCCCGCCACCCGGTGTGCGCGGCGCGGGCCTGCGAATACGCCCGCGTCTGGGGCTCTGGCTCGGCCTCCTCGCGCCTGATCTGCGGCACGCTCCCCCCGCACGAAGCCCTGGAATCCAGGCTGTCGGCCATGAAGGGCAGCGAAGCCGCCCTGGTGATGGGCTCGGGCTTCCAGACCAACTCCTCGGTCATCGCCACGCTGCTCGATGCGCAGGCCCTGGGCCAGGCCCCGCTGGTCTTCTCGGACAAGCTCAACCACGCCAGCATGCACGAGGGCTGCCGCCTGGCGGGCGCTCGCCAGATCCGCTACCGCCACCTGGACCTGGACCATCTTGAGTCCCTGCTCGCGAAGCACGCCGCCGAGCCCGGCCCGCGCTTCATCCTGAGCGAGACGGTCTTCTCAATGGACGGCGACAGGGCCGACGTGCCCGCCCTGGCCGCCCTGGCCGAGCGCCACGGAGCCTTCCTCTACCTGGACGAGGCCCACGCCGTGGGCGTGCTCGGGCCTGCCGGGCGCGGCCTGGCCGCGGGCGTGCCCCTGGAGCAGGGGCTGGTGATGGGCACCTTCAGCAAGGCCCTGGGCAGCTACGGGGCTTACGTGTGCTGCACGCGCACCGTGCGGGAGTACCTGGTCAACCGCGCTCCCGGGTTCATCTTCTCCACCGCCCTGCCGCCCCCGGTGCTGGGCGCGGTGGACGCCGCCCTGGACCTGATCCCGGCCATGGACGCCCAGCGCGCCAATCTTTCAGCCTGCGCTGAACGCCTGCGCCAGGGCCTGCGCGATGCCGGGCTGGACACCGGCGGCTCAAGCACGCAAATCGTACCCGTGCTGGCCGGGGAGGAAGCCCGGGCGCTGGCGGCCATGTCCGCCCTGGAGGCCGAAGGCATCCTGGCTGTGGCCGTGCGCCCCCCCACCGTGCCGCCCGGCGGCAGCAGGCTGCGCCTCTCGCTCACGGCCGCCCACACCGAGGCGGATGTTGACCGGCTCGTCGAAGCCGTCGCCCGCGCCCTGGGGGATGTGCGATGA
- the bioB gene encoding biotin synthase BioB gives MGIGNKTIFTDASERVLAGSSLHGGQLDDFIAAVAGAAGDEAEALLAAARRIRLETLGTGVGLCAIVNAKSGRCSENCSFCAQSGHFSTSAPEHPFLEVAEVVRAARAMRERGATRFGIVTSGLRPTGEDFRRLKQCIREVAALGMGADTSCGVLTRAELDELKEAGLSAYHHNLETARSFFPRVCTTHDYEDDVQAVRDALQAGLYVCSGGIFGLGESWAQRAELALTLRDLDVPSVPVNFLTPIPGTPMGEREPMQPLEALKTVALLRFLLPGAQLRICGGRDAVFGAERGLDPLEAGASGLMIGDYLTTKGVRVEEDVRNLRARGWETGGD, from the coding sequence ATGGGCATTGGCAACAAAACCATCTTCACAGACGCCTCGGAGCGTGTGCTGGCGGGATCATCCCTGCACGGCGGACAGCTCGACGATTTCATAGCCGCCGTGGCCGGGGCCGCGGGCGACGAGGCGGAGGCCTTGCTCGCGGCTGCAAGGCGCATCCGGCTGGAGACGCTGGGCACCGGCGTGGGCCTCTGCGCCATCGTCAACGCCAAGAGCGGGCGCTGCTCGGAGAACTGCTCCTTCTGCGCCCAGTCCGGGCATTTCAGCACCAGCGCTCCGGAGCACCCCTTCCTGGAGGTCGCGGAGGTGGTCCGCGCCGCCCGGGCCATGCGGGAGCGCGGGGCCACACGCTTCGGCATCGTCACCAGCGGCCTGCGCCCCACCGGGGAGGACTTCCGCCGCCTCAAGCAGTGCATCCGCGAGGTCGCCGCCCTGGGCATGGGCGCGGACACCTCCTGCGGCGTGCTGACCCGGGCCGAGTTGGACGAACTCAAGGAGGCGGGCCTCAGCGCCTACCACCACAACCTGGAGACCGCGCGCAGCTTCTTCCCCCGAGTCTGCACCACCCACGATTACGAGGATGACGTGCAGGCCGTGCGCGACGCCCTGCAGGCCGGGCTCTACGTCTGCTCCGGGGGCATCTTCGGCCTGGGCGAGAGCTGGGCCCAGCGCGCCGAGCTGGCCCTGACCCTGCGGGATCTTGACGTGCCCTCCGTGCCGGTGAACTTCCTCACGCCCATCCCGGGCACGCCCATGGGGGAGCGCGAGCCCATGCAGCCCCTTGAGGCCCTCAAGACCGTGGCCCTGCTGCGCTTCCTGCTGCCGGGCGCGCAGCTGCGCATCTGCGGCGGCCGGGACGCGGTGTTCGGCGCGGAGCGCGGCCTCGACCCCCTGGAGGCCGGGGCCAGCGGGCTCATGATCGGCGACTACCTGACCACCAAGGGCGTCCGCGTTGAAGAGGACGTGCGCAACCTCCGGGCCAGGGGATGGGAGACCGGCGGTGATTGA
- a CDS encoding DUF4079 family protein, with amino-acid sequence MNYPHPVFMSLVLFLACVALRQGAIRFASVRLGRKAMFPWRTHVLLGKIALAGMLLGLVSGFSTTWLVWTAPGTTGLHGKVALVIGALAVSGLATGVRLDREKKPGTRLGLLHAVGNTLAVLLAFCQLYTGIDLLRAVAW; translated from the coding sequence ATGAACTATCCTCACCCCGTTTTCATGTCCCTGGTCCTGTTCCTTGCCTGCGTGGCCCTTCGGCAGGGCGCTATCCGTTTCGCCTCGGTGCGCCTTGGGCGCAAGGCCATGTTCCCCTGGCGCACCCATGTGCTCCTGGGCAAGATCGCCCTGGCGGGCATGCTCCTGGGCCTTGTCTCAGGCTTCTCCACCACCTGGCTGGTCTGGACGGCCCCCGGGACCACGGGCCTCCACGGCAAGGTTGCCCTGGTGATCGGGGCGCTGGCGGTCTCCGGCCTGGCCACCGGCGTCCGGCTGGACCGCGAGAAGAAACCGGGCACCCGCCTGGGCCTGCTGCACGCCGTGGGCAACACCCTGGCCGTGCTGCTGGCCTTCTGCCAGCTCTACACCGGGATCGACCTGCTCCGGGCCGTGGCATGGTGA
- a CDS encoding SagB family peptide dehydrogenase encodes MVSSATEYHSAVSYGRGRLSGLGLDWGNEPSTFKTYGDLPLRPLTRDARLPAATLWGTLGRSRASRTLNLDALSSVLFHAAGLTRSCPHRDGMMFYRACPSAGALYPCEIYVQWPGGDGLGQGLYHFSVAGHGLTLLRPGNASPASLGLPGESGEALIFVTTIFFRSAWKYRTRAYRYLNLDTGHMVEGLALGLAAFEVDASMEMDFDDQAVNGYLGVDPAREGCLAVLRAACHDADGLAEPGPLPAGAAAWSRASAADALPAQLAAVHGVCSARFQAGAAMPRPEASRLGQGLNWQDLPPLPATAPATDMFRAMSLRRSRRAYSQDRLPDGALGQLIEVLGAPLHPAGHPCENACLAGFLALPGFFLLNRTALRAAEVRDGNMGPAMAGICLDQLWMRDAALQVVFLADIPALEETLGPRGYRAALIGAGRLGHRLYLAAESLGLGACGVGAFYDAEAADVLGLPSGVGLLYAVTVGVPRRAGPRKSLAGCG; translated from the coding sequence ATGGTGAGCTCCGCCACGGAGTACCACAGCGCAGTCTCCTACGGCAGGGGACGCCTCTCGGGCCTCGGATTGGACTGGGGCAACGAGCCTTCGACCTTCAAGACCTATGGGGATCTGCCCCTGCGCCCCCTGACCCGCGACGCCAGGCTTCCGGCCGCGACCCTCTGGGGTACCCTGGGCCGAAGCCGCGCCTCCCGGACCCTGAACCTCGACGCCCTCTCCTCGGTGCTGTTCCATGCCGCGGGGCTCACACGCTCCTGCCCGCACCGGGACGGGATGATGTTCTACCGCGCCTGTCCATCGGCCGGCGCGCTCTACCCGTGCGAAATCTACGTGCAGTGGCCCGGCGGCGACGGGCTGGGGCAGGGGCTCTATCATTTCAGCGTTGCGGGCCACGGGCTGACCCTGCTGCGCCCGGGCAACGCTTCGCCCGCGAGCCTGGGCCTGCCGGGGGAGAGCGGCGAGGCCCTCATCTTTGTGACGACGATCTTTTTCCGCAGCGCCTGGAAATACCGGACCAGGGCCTACCGCTACCTCAATCTGGACACGGGGCACATGGTGGAGGGCCTGGCCCTGGGCCTGGCCGCCTTCGAGGTGGACGCCTCCATGGAGATGGATTTCGACGACCAGGCCGTGAACGGATACCTGGGCGTGGACCCCGCCCGCGAAGGCTGCCTGGCCGTGCTGCGGGCCGCCTGCCACGATGCGGACGGATTGGCCGAGCCCGGGCCGCTCCCCGCCGGGGCGGCAGCGTGGAGCAGGGCCAGCGCCGCCGATGCCCTGCCCGCCCAGCTGGCAGCCGTGCACGGGGTGTGCTCGGCGCGGTTCCAGGCCGGGGCAGCCATGCCCCGCCCCGAGGCCTCGCGCCTGGGGCAGGGCCTGAACTGGCAGGACCTGCCGCCTCTGCCGGCCACCGCCCCCGCCACGGACATGTTCCGGGCCATGTCCCTGCGCCGGTCCCGCCGGGCCTACTCGCAGGACCGCCTGCCCGACGGGGCCCTGGGGCAGCTGATCGAGGTTCTGGGAGCGCCCCTGCATCCGGCCGGGCACCCCTGCGAAAACGCCTGCCTGGCGGGTTTCCTGGCCCTGCCCGGGTTCTTCCTGCTCAACCGCACGGCCCTGCGCGCGGCCGAGGTGCGCGACGGCAACATGGGGCCCGCCATGGCCGGAATCTGCCTGGACCAGCTCTGGATGCGCGACGCGGCCCTGCAGGTGGTCTTCCTGGCGGATATTCCCGCCCTGGAGGAGACCCTGGGGCCGAGAGGCTACCGCGCGGCGCTCATCGGGGCGGGACGCCTGGGGCACAGGCTCTACCTTGCGGCCGAATCACTTGGGCTCGGGGCCTGCGGGGTGGGCGCCTTCTATGACGCCGAGGCCGCCGACGTGCTGGGCCTGCCTTCCGGCGTGGGCCTGCTTTACGCCGTGACGGTGGGTGTTCCGCGCCGGGCCGGGCCCAGGAAGTCCTTGGCTGGCTGCGGTTAG
- a CDS encoding class I SAM-dependent methyltransferase: MKAAELLARWRDEALAAARLGPVLDVACGDGRNGLYLAGFGATVLLVDISALAREGLEQGGWPANVRFRQMDLETDPPPAFEPESYGAVLVFRYLHRPLMEGLKACLAPGGLFVMETYLEGQEAFGKPRNPAHLLRRGELEAWFRGWDILESFEGRLDDPPRFMGRMVCRKPGSASLVASGGRG, translated from the coding sequence ATGAAGGCGGCTGAACTGTTGGCGCGCTGGCGCGATGAGGCCCTGGCCGCCGCGCGCCTGGGCCCCGTGCTGGACGTGGCCTGCGGGGATGGCCGCAACGGGCTGTACCTGGCAGGCTTCGGGGCAACCGTACTGCTGGTGGACATCTCCGCCTTGGCCCGCGAGGGGCTGGAGCAGGGGGGCTGGCCCGCCAACGTGCGATTCAGGCAAATGGACCTGGAGACGGACCCGCCGCCCGCGTTCGAGCCCGAATCCTACGGCGCCGTTCTGGTGTTCCGCTACCTGCACAGGCCGCTCATGGAAGGGCTCAAAGCCTGCCTGGCCCCGGGCGGCCTGTTCGTGATGGAGACCTACCTGGAAGGGCAGGAAGCCTTCGGCAAGCCCCGCAACCCCGCGCACCTGCTGCGGCGCGGCGAGCTGGAAGCCTGGTTCCGGGGGTGGGACATCCTGGAGAGTTTCGAGGGCCGCCTGGACGATCCGCCCCGTTTCATGGGCAGGATGGTCTGCCGCAAGCCGGGCTCAGCCTCCCTTGTTGCCAGCGGGGGGCGCGGCTGA
- a CDS encoding AI-2E family transporter, with product MARQNKTRQEQARQEQIYSFFLLGILAVSLFFAFQVLTPFLHNILIAIILASLFHPLQGRLNKELKGRKTLAALISTLTVTLVIVLPTLFFLGALLSQAAISIGALQNWLKDTHLSTWLNSETFTPYITWINEYMPWLEIDLNKLNLQGSLLDLSRKLGQMMIDSGTKILGNFIGLGLDFAIMLFVLFFLFRDGDAMLVQLKHLSPLHDSQEDRILRRMRDVARSVVVGSFLVAVCQGVAGGIGLYIVGIPALFWGAMMGFASLVPVVGTLLIWGPAAIYLLIVGDWKGALILTGWGVVIVSGIDSLVRPLLMQGQAQMSTFWVFLSIIGGIKYFGPLGILYGPMILALAMVMLTIYADEYHEVLEAKCHNPEAERPKD from the coding sequence ATGGCCAGACAAAATAAGACCAGACAGGAACAGGCCAGGCAGGAACAGATCTACTCGTTCTTTCTCCTGGGCATCCTGGCGGTATCGCTCTTTTTCGCCTTCCAGGTGCTCACGCCCTTCCTGCACAACATCCTCATCGCCATCATCCTGGCGTCGCTGTTCCACCCTCTGCAGGGGAGGCTGAACAAGGAGCTGAAGGGCCGCAAGACCCTGGCCGCCCTGATCTCCACGCTGACGGTCACCCTGGTGATCGTGCTGCCCACGCTGTTCTTCCTGGGCGCGCTGCTCAGCCAGGCCGCCATCTCCATCGGCGCGCTGCAGAACTGGCTCAAGGACACGCACCTCTCCACCTGGCTCAACAGCGAGACCTTCACTCCCTACATAACCTGGATCAACGAGTACATGCCCTGGCTTGAGATCGACCTGAACAAGCTGAACCTGCAGGGCAGCCTGCTGGACCTCTCCAGGAAGCTCGGCCAGATGATGATCGACTCGGGCACGAAGATACTGGGCAATTTCATCGGCCTGGGCCTCGATTTCGCCATCATGCTCTTCGTGCTCTTCTTCCTCTTCCGCGACGGCGACGCCATGCTCGTGCAGCTCAAGCACCTCTCGCCCCTGCACGACAGCCAGGAGGACCGCATCCTGCGCCGCATGCGCGACGTGGCCCGCTCCGTGGTGGTGGGCAGCTTCCTGGTGGCCGTGTGCCAGGGCGTGGCGGGCGGCATCGGGCTCTACATCGTGGGCATCCCGGCCCTGTTCTGGGGCGCGATGATGGGCTTCGCCTCCCTGGTGCCCGTGGTGGGGACGCTCTTGATCTGGGGCCCGGCCGCGATCTACCTGCTCATCGTGGGGGACTGGAAGGGCGCGCTCATCCTCACGGGCTGGGGCGTCGTCATCGTCTCGGGCATCGACTCCCTGGTGCGCCCGCTGCTGATGCAGGGCCAGGCCCAGATGTCCACCTTCTGGGTGTTCCTCTCCATCATCGGGGGCATCAAGTACTTCGGCCCACTCGGCATCCTCTACGGCCCCATGATCCTGGCGCTGGCCATGGTCATGCTGACCATCTACGCCGACGAGTACCACGAGGTGCTGGAGGCCAAATGCCACAACCCCGAGGCGGAACGCCCCAAGGACTGA
- a CDS encoding rhomboid family intramembrane serine protease, translating to MHPSPPLRPSPWPDAAAPVLEELGLAELTPDMAHHWSLALMAAGIPCRIRQGWPGMRLLVPPSREQEAVAELRAFTSENPPQPIELRDLRKPGFSWGELPGVIWSLSIVTVFLTLTGAQHSLGAFEVDWHGRGLGDTRLMAHGQLWRAVTSLFLHADIAHLIGNVGLGGTFLLLLAKEVGLGGAWWLAVAAGALANLAKIPFNDPGYTFLGASTAVFAALGALAGVRLVRLGRALRWRRALPFAAGLMILAFLGVGDEDEARKIDLMGHFFGFGTGFLLGAAYAWWLRATGNKDRRLSPWLGMAAVIMCAGAWFVALIA from the coding sequence ATGCACCCAAGCCCCCCCCTGCGCCCGAGCCCCTGGCCGGACGCCGCGGCCCCCGTCCTGGAAGAACTGGGGCTCGCGGAACTCACTCCGGACATGGCCCATCACTGGTCCCTGGCGCTCATGGCGGCGGGCATCCCCTGCCGCATCCGCCAGGGCTGGCCGGGCATGCGCCTGCTGGTGCCGCCCTCCCGCGAGCAGGAGGCCGTGGCCGAGCTGCGCGCCTTCACCTCCGAAAACCCGCCTCAGCCCATAGAACTGCGCGACCTGCGCAAGCCGGGCTTCTCCTGGGGGGAGCTGCCCGGGGTGATCTGGAGCCTCTCCATCGTCACGGTGTTCCTCACTCTCACCGGGGCGCAGCACTCCCTGGGGGCCTTCGAGGTGGACTGGCACGGGCGCGGCCTGGGCGACACCCGGCTCATGGCCCACGGCCAGCTCTGGAGGGCCGTGACCTCGCTCTTCCTGCACGCGGACATCGCCCACCTGATCGGCAACGTGGGCCTGGGCGGCACCTTCCTGCTGCTGCTGGCCAAGGAGGTGGGGCTGGGCGGGGCCTGGTGGCTGGCCGTGGCCGCTGGCGCGCTGGCCAACCTGGCCAAGATACCCTTCAACGACCCGGGCTACACCTTCCTGGGCGCATCCACGGCGGTGTTCGCGGCCCTCGGGGCCCTGGCGGGCGTCAGGCTGGTGCGCCTGGGGCGGGCGCTGCGCTGGCGCCGGGCGCTGCCCTTCGCGGCGGGGCTTATGATCCTGGCGTTCCTGGGCGTGGGCGACGAGGACGAGGCCCGCAAGATCGACCTCATGGGCCACTTCTTCGGCTTCGGGACAGGCTTTCTGTTGGGGGCGGCCTACGCCTGGTGGCTGCGGGCCACCGGAAACAAGGACCGCCGCCTCTCCCCCTGGCTGGGGATGGCGGCGGTGATCATGTGCGCGGGGGCCTGGTTCGTGGCCCTAATCGCATGA